TCATCGAGGACGGCGCGCGTGTGAAGGTGAACCCGCTGGCCCACTGGACGCGCGAGATGCTGGAAACCTACGCGCGGGAGCAGGACCTGCCGGTGAACCCGCTGTACTGGGACGGGTTCCTGAGCGTGGGTTGCTGGACGTGCACGCGCGCCGTGCGTCCCGGCGAGGACGCCCGCGCGGGCCGCTGGGCCGGGAAGGGCAAGACCGAGTGCGGCCTGTGGGCCGGGGAGAACAGGCTGTGACGCGCCGCTGTTGACGCCCGACCATCTGTCCGCCGCCCGAGTTCCGAGCGGCTTTTCCTGCCCCGAATAGTTGAGTCTTTTCATCAAGAGGTCCGACCCATGACGATCCTGCTGCCCACCACCTCCACCCTCCCCAGCCCCCTCGGCGGCACCCTCGTCAACGGCGTGCGCCGCGCCGGACACGACTTCGACCCGGCGGAACTCGCCGCGCTGCCCCGCCTGAGCATCAGCGAGCGCACCCTGGCCGACCTGGAGATGCTCGCCACCGGCGCGTACTCCCCCCTGACCGGCTTCGTGAACGAGGCGGACTACCTCTCGGTCATCGAGCGGCTGCGCCTCGCGGACGGTACCCCCTGGAGCATCCCGATCACGCTGCCCGTGGATGCCGGGCACGCCGGGCTGCGCGGGCGCGTGGTCCTGAGCTTCGAGGGTCAGGACGTGGGCTGGGTGGACGTGCAGGAGGCGTACGCGGCCCGCAAGGCCTGGGAGGCGCGCGAGGTGTACCGCACCGAGGACGAGACGCACCCCGGCGTGGCCGCGCTGTACGCGCAGGGTGACTTCAACCTGGCCGGGCCGGTGGCGCTGTTCGAGGTGCCCCGCGGCGCCTTCCCCCGCCACCACCGCACGCCCGCCGAGGTGCGCGAGGTGATCGAGGCGCGCGGCTGGCGCTCCACGGTGGCGTTCCAGACCCGCAACCCGATCCACCGCGCGCACGAGTACCTGCAGAAGGTGGCGCTGGAACTCGTGGACGGGCTGCTGCTGCACCCGCTGGTGGGCACCACCAAGGGCGACGACGTGCCCGCCGACACCCGCGTGCAGGCGTACGAGGTGCTGCTGGAGAAGTACTACCCGCAGGCCCGCACGCTGCTCAGCGTGTACCCGGCGGCCATGCGCTACGCCGGGCCGCGCGAGGCGATCCTGCACGCCCTGTCGCGGCGCAACTACGGCGTGACGCACTTCATCGTGGGCCGCGACCACGCGGGCGTCGGCAGCTACTACGGCACGTACGACGCGCAGGAGATCTTCAGCGCGTACACGCCAGGGGAACTGGGCATCCAGATCCTGAAGTTCGAGCACACCTTCTACTGCAACTCCTGCGGGCAGCTCGTCAGCCCCCGCACCTGCCCGCACGACAGCTCGCATCACCTCGTGCTGAGCGGCACGCGGGTCCGCGAGAAGCTGCGCGCCGGGGAGAACCTGCCCGCCGAGTTCACCCGGCCCGAGGTGGCCGAGGTGCTGCGCGCCGCGTACGCCGACCGGGCGTAAACCACGAGCTGAAGGAACCCTGAAGGGACGGTGGGCGCCGTCACACGCACGCGCCCCCCGTCCCGCTTGAAATGCAGCATCCCAACCCGGAGGGCCCATGACCCGACTGACCATCCCCACCCTGCTGACGCTGACCCTGCTGACCACCGCCGCCGCCCAGGACGTCCAGACCGTGCGCCTGGGCTTCTTCCCCAACCTGACGCACGCACCCGCCCTGGTGGGCCTGGAACGTGGCACCTTCCAGAAAGCCCTGGGCAAGGTGAAACTGGACGCCAGGGAGTTCGTGTCCGGCACCACCCTGACCGAGGCGTTCGCCGCCGGGCAGATCGACATCGCGTACGTGGGGCCGGGCCCGGCCATCAACGCTGCCGGGCGCGGCATGCCCGTGCAGTTCCTCGCGGGGGCCAGCGAGGCGGGCGCGGTGCTCGTCGTGCGCAAGGACAGCGGCATCCGGTCGTACCGGGAGCTGGCCGGGAAGACTGTCGCCGTGCCCAGCCTGGGGAACACGCAGGACATCAGCCTGCGGCACCTCCTGAACGAGAACGGTCTGAAATCCAGGACGGACGGCGGAAACGTCACCATCACGCCCATCGCGCCCGCCGACGTGCTGGCCGCCTTCGCCGCGAGGCGCGTGGACGCCACGCTGGTGCCCGAACCGTGGGGCGCGGCGCTTGAAGCCCAGGGGCACCGGGTCATCGGCAGCGAGAAGACCGTCTGGCGTGACGGGAAGTACCCCACGACCCTCGTGATCGTGAACGCGAAGTTCGCGCAGGCCAACCCGCAGCTGGTGACGGCCTTCCTGAAGGCCCACACGGACACCGTGGCGTTCATCAACCGCTCTCCGGCGGCGGCGCAGACAGCCGTGAACGCCCAGCTGCTGAAACTGACGGGCACGAAACTCGACCCGCGCGTCCTGCAGCGGGCCTTCGCCCGGACACGCTTCACGACCAGCCTCGATCTGGCGGCCCTGACCGAGTACGCGAGGCTGAACGTGGAAGCCGGGTACGCCCGCAGCGCCCCGGACCTCACGCCCTTCCTTCGCCGGTAATGTCCGCGCGCCGCAATCCGCCGATCTGTTCAGGAGTTCCATGACCATTGCCAAGCATTCGACCGATCTTTCCCCCGCCGGGCAACCGTCCCGCTGGCGGGTGCTGTCCTGGCAGGTTGCCGGCCTGCTGCTCATCCTGGGCCTCTGGTGGCTTGTCACAGACGTCCTGAAACTGTACCCGCCGTACGTGTTCCCCGGCCCGAAGGCCGTGTGGACGGAAGTCAGTTACGGCCTGTGGGGCACCGGCCCGCAGGACGGCAAACTGCTGGGCGCCATCGGCGGCAGCCTGCGCCGCGTGCTGACCGGGTACCTGCTGGCCGTGCTGCTGGGCGGCGTGGTGGGCCTGCTGATGGGCGCGTGGCTGCCGCTGCGGGCCACGCTGGGCGCGTACCTGACCGGCATTCAGAGCGTGCCCAGCATCGCGTTCGTGCCGTTCGCGATTCTGTTCTTCGGCCTGAACGAGCGGGCCGTGCTGTTCGTGGTGATCCTCGAAGGGTTCATTCCGGTGGCGCTGGCCGTGTCGGGCGCGCTGCTGAACGTGCCCCCGGCGCTGCGCGTGGCGGGCCGCACGCTGGGCGCCCGCGGGCTGGGCCTGACCCTGCGGGTGCTGCTGCCCGCCAGCGTCCCGAACGTCCTGACGGGACTGCGGACCGCGTGGAGTTTCGCGTGGCGGGCCCTGGTCGGCGGTGAGCTGCTGATCGCGGGCGTCAAGAGCCTCGGCGAGCAGCTGGAGATCGGGCGGAACACCGCGAACGTGGCGCTGGTCCTGGCGACGATCATCATCATCGGCGTGATCGGCGGGCTGTTCGACACGCTGCTGCGCGCCGCCGAGACCCGCGTGCGCCGGAACTACGGCCTGGAGGTGCCACAATGACCACCACCATGAACGGCGCCACTTCCCTCGGTTCCCGGTCCGTGCAGGGCGGCGCCCCGCTGTCCCTGGACGGCGTGACGTACCGCTACCAGAATCGCGCGGCAG
The DNA window shown above is from Deinococcus depolymerans and carries:
- the sat gene encoding sulfate adenylyltransferase → MTILLPTTSTLPSPLGGTLVNGVRRAGHDFDPAELAALPRLSISERTLADLEMLATGAYSPLTGFVNEADYLSVIERLRLADGTPWSIPITLPVDAGHAGLRGRVVLSFEGQDVGWVDVQEAYAARKAWEAREVYRTEDETHPGVAALYAQGDFNLAGPVALFEVPRGAFPRHHRTPAEVREVIEARGWRSTVAFQTRNPIHRAHEYLQKVALELVDGLLLHPLVGTTKGDDVPADTRVQAYEVLLEKYYPQARTLLSVYPAAMRYAGPREAILHALSRRNYGVTHFIVGRDHAGVGSYYGTYDAQEIFSAYTPGELGIQILKFEHTFYCNSCGQLVSPRTCPHDSSHHLVLSGTRVREKLRAGENLPAEFTRPEVAEVLRAAYADRA
- a CDS encoding ABC transporter substrate-binding protein gives rise to the protein MTRLTIPTLLTLTLLTTAAAQDVQTVRLGFFPNLTHAPALVGLERGTFQKALGKVKLDAREFVSGTTLTEAFAAGQIDIAYVGPGPAINAAGRGMPVQFLAGASEAGAVLVVRKDSGIRSYRELAGKTVAVPSLGNTQDISLRHLLNENGLKSRTDGGNVTITPIAPADVLAAFAARRVDATLVPEPWGAALEAQGHRVIGSEKTVWRDGKYPTTLVIVNAKFAQANPQLVTAFLKAHTDTVAFINRSPAAAQTAVNAQLLKLTGTKLDPRVLQRAFARTRFTTSLDLAALTEYARLNVEAGYARSAPDLTPFLRR
- a CDS encoding ABC transporter permease, encoding MTIAKHSTDLSPAGQPSRWRVLSWQVAGLLLILGLWWLVTDVLKLYPPYVFPGPKAVWTEVSYGLWGTGPQDGKLLGAIGGSLRRVLTGYLLAVLLGGVVGLLMGAWLPLRATLGAYLTGIQSVPSIAFVPFAILFFGLNERAVLFVVILEGFIPVALAVSGALLNVPPALRVAGRTLGARGLGLTLRVLLPASVPNVLTGLRTAWSFAWRALVGGELLIAGVKSLGEQLEIGRNTANVALVLATIIIIGVIGGLFDTLLRAAETRVRRNYGLEVPQ